A stretch of DNA from Mycolicibacterium celeriflavum:
GGCTTGATCGACGGGGCCACCCGGTCCGGCGGCAGCACAATGCACAGGTCGAGCTCAGCGCCGAGCGTGCGGGCCAACCGCACCCCGAGCGCCACCGCATCGGCACCGCCTGATGTGGCCAGATAACCAATGACGAGCCTCATGGTCGACCATCCTGTCAATCCCGGGCATCCGATGCCGGCGGATCGACCAAATGCCGGTCAGTCCCGGTATTCCGCGGCGCCGTCCTCGAGAACGAGGCGGGCGTTCGAACCGTCGGGATCGGCGGCCTCCGTTCGGAACACTGCGCGGCCGGCCTCGGTCCGCCAGATCGACGTCGTGAGCGTCTCGCCGGGGAACACCGGCGAGGTGAACCTGGCGTCGATCGCGCTCACTTTCGTCGCGTCGCCGCCGCCGAGTTCGGCGACCAGCGCGCGGCCCGCGACGCCGTAGCTGCACAGCCCGTGCAGGATCGGCTTCGGGAAGCCGGCCAGCTCCCTGGCGAACCACGGGTCGCTGTGCAGCGGATTGCGGTCGCCCGACAACCGGTAGATCAACGCCTGGTCTTCGCGCGTGGGCAGTGCAATTCGGGCATCCGGTTCACGGTCGGGAATCTCCGGCGCAACGGGCCGCTGTCCCGGTTGCCCGCCGAAGCCGCCCTCGCCGCGGATGACCGCTGTCGTGAAGGTTTCCGCGACGACGTTCGACGTGTCCGGATCGGTGCCCGTCGCCTTGAGCATGACGATCGCGTTCTTGCCCTCACCCTTGTCCTGGATGTCGGCGACCTCGGCGACCACGCTGAGCTTGCCCGCCGGCTTGAGCGGCTCGTGCAACCGGATTCCCTGCGAGCCGTGCAGCAGCATCGCGAAGTTGAACGAGCCGATCATCGCCGCCGCCGCGAACGGCAGACACGCGATCACCGCATAGGTGGGGAGCACCTGCTGTTCGATTCCGTGGCTGTTTTCGGTGGTGAACGCGAGATCGGCGGTACCCGCCCCGACACCCAGCGCGTAAAGCAAGGTGTCGCGGTCGGTCCATTCGAACAGTTGCGGGTCGGTCTTGGCGCCGATGGCTTTGGGGTCGAGTGGCATACCCGAACGATATCCGCCGGACGTCAACGGCTCGGTCACACGCCATTGACGTTTCACCCGCCGAGGGCCACGATGACTCGCATGCGCTATGTCGTTACCGGCGGTACCGGGTTTATCGGACGGCGAGTGGTAGCCCAGTTGCTGGCCCGCGACGGGGACGCCGAAGTGCTGGTGCTGGTCCGCCGGGAGTCGCTGTCCCGGTTCGAGAGGTTGGCCGCGGCGTGGGGTGAACGCGCGAAACCGCTGGTCGGCGATCTCACCGCCCCGAATCTGGGGGTGGCGGCAGAGGCGCTCGCCGAGGCCGGCGCTGTCGACCACGTCGTGCACTGCGGCGCGATCTACGACATCACCGCGTCGGACGCCGACCAGCGCGCGGCCAACGTGGAGGGCACCCGCGCGGTGATCGAGGTGGCGAAACGATTCGACGCGACGCTGCACCACGTGTCGTCGATCGCGGTTGCCGGCACCTTCCGCGGTGAGTTCACCGAGGATGACTTCGACGTCGGTCAGGAACTGCCCACGCCGTATCACCAGACCAAGTTCGAGGCCGAGTTGCTCGTGCGCAGCGCCGCCGGCCTGCGCTACCGGGTGTACCGGCCCGCGGTCGTCGTCGGCGATTCGCGCACCGGCGAAATGGACAAGGTCGACGGGCCGTACTACTTCTTCCCGGTGCTGGCGAAGCTGGCCAAGCTGCCGTCGATCACCCCGATGGCGCTGCCCGACACCGGCCGCACAAACCTGGTGCCGGTCGACTACGTGGTCGACGCGCTCGTCGCGTTGATGCACCTGCCGGATCGCGACGGCCAGACATTTCATCTCACCGCGCCGAAAACCATTGGACTGCGCGGTATTTACCGCGGCGTCGGCAAGGCGGCCGGACTGCCTCCGCTGCGCGCCTCGCTGCCGCGCTCGGCCGCGGCCCCCATCCTCAAAGTCGGTGGACGCGCCAAGGTGGTGCGCAACATGGCGGCCACCCAACTCGGCGTGCCCGCCGAGATCCTCGACGTGGTGGACCTGATGCCGACGTTCACTAATGAGCGCACAGCGGAAGCGTTGCGCGACAACGGCATTGAGGTACCTAAGTTCGCCGATTATGCGCCTGCGCTCTGGCGGTACTGGGCCGAGCATCTCGATCCCGACCGGGCCCGCCGCGACGATCCGGCGGGACCGCTGGTCGGCAGGCACGTGATCATCACCGGGGCGTCGAGCGGGATCGGTCGGGCGTCGGCGATCGCGGTCGCCGAACGCGGCGCGACGGTGTTCGCGTTGGCGCGCAACGCCGATGCACTCGACGAACTGGTCGCAGACATTCGCGCCGCCGGTGGCCGAGCGCACGCGTTCACCTGCGATGTCACCGACTCGGCGTCGGTCGAGAGCACCGTGAAGGACATCCTGGGCAGGTTCGACCACGTCGACTACCTGGTGAACAACGCGGGACGCTCGATCCGTCGATCGGTGGTCGCGTCCACCGACCGGCTGCACGACTACGAGCGGGTGATGGCCGTCAACTATTTCGGAGCGGTGCGGATGGTGCTTGCGCTGCTGCCGCATTGGCGAGAACGGCGGTTCGGTCACGTGGTCAACGTGTCGAGCGCGGGGGTACAGGCCCGCAACCCGAAGTACAGCTCGTACCTGCCGACGAAGGCGGCGCTGGACGCGTTCGCCGATGTGGTCGCGACCGAGACACTGTCGGACCACATCACATTCACCAACATCCACATGCCACTGGTGCGTACGCCGATGATCGCGCCGTCGCGGCGGCTCAACCCGGTCCCCGCGATCAGCGCCGAGCACGCCGCGGCGATGGTGGTGCGCGGCCTCATCGACAAACCCGCGCGGATCGACACGCCGTTGGGCACCCTCGCCGATTTCGGCAACTACTTCACGCCGCGGTTGTCGCGGCGCGTGCTGCACCAGCTGTATCTCGGATTCCCGGATTCCGCCGCGGCGCGCGGCGAGCCGTCCGCGCAGACCAGGCCCAGCGGCACCCGACGCCCCCGGCGACCGACGCGGGCGGTGCCCACCTTGCGGGTGCCGCGGCCGGTCAAGACCGCGGCGCGGTTGGTGCCGGGTGTGCACTGGTAACCGAGGTTTCCTATCGTTGGCGGCGTGACGCAACCCGTGTTCGCCGATGTCGACACCGGCGTCGATGATGCGATGGCGTTGGCGTACCTGTTCGCCAGCGCCGACGCCGCGGTAGTGGGGATAGCGTCCACCGCGGGAAACGTTCCGGCACAACAGGTCTGCCGCAACAACCTGCGCCTGCTGGAGTTGTGCCGGATGCCGCCCATCCCGGTATCGAAGGGCTCCGAAGCGCCCGTCGCCTCGCTCCTGCGCACCGCTGAGGACACCCACGGTCCCGAGGGCATGGGGTACGCACGGTTGCCCGCGACCGAGCGGAAACTCACCGCACATGACGCCGCCGAGGCCTGGGTGCGCGCGGCGCGTGCGTATCCGGGTGAACTGGCCGCGATCGCCGTCGGCCCGCTCACCAACCTGGCACTGGCGCTGCGCATGGAGCCCGCGCTACCGACGTTGTTGCGCCGGTTGGTGATCATGGGTGGCGCGTTCGACTATCGAGGTAACACCACCCCGGTCGCGGAGTGGAACATCAGCGTGGACCCGGAAGCCGCTGCCGAGGTGTTCACCGGATGGAACGTGGCGTGGCACGGCGCGCAGCCCAGTCATCTGCCGATTGTGTTGGGGCTGAACCTGACCGAGCACATTGCGATGACGCCCGCCATGCTGAACCGGCTGGCGACGGAAGCCGGCGCGATGTCGGTGGCGATGAGCGTGTCCGATGACCGCGGCGCCCGGTCGGCGGCGGCCAACCCGCTGATCGCGGTGCTCGAGGACGCGATGCGGTTCTACTTCGAGTTTCATTTCGACCAGGGCGAGGGCTATCTGGCGCATCTGCACGACCCGTTGGCCGCGGCGGTGGCGTTGGATCCCGACCTCGTCACGTGCCGGGCGACCACCGTCGACGTCGAGCTGACGGGCACGCTGACCCGCGGCATGACCATCGCTGACTGGAGCAACCGGTGGGGTCGGAAACCGAACGCGCTCATCGGCATTGACGTCGACCCGGGCGCGTTCTTCGACCGGTTCATCGCGCGCGTCGGCGCGTTCGCGCGGCGCCTGGGCTAGCCGACGATCAGCCACACCGCGGCGGCCAGGAACAACAGCACGAAGAGCGCGACCGCGATGATGCTTGCGACGGCCGTCGGCGTCCACCGGTGCCGTGGCCGCGATTCCACCGCGCCCACGCCCGAGGTCTGGTCGGAGTCGGGCGGCGTCGACCCGGGCGGCACGCCACCACCGGGCTCGAGGTCCGGTGTGTCGGCCGGGTCAGGGTCTGGCGGTATAGCGGTCATCGATGTGCGGGGTACCCCGCTGTGCCGGTGTCACTCATAAATCCCTTCGACGTACCACCGTCGCTGCCGGTAACACAGCAGCAAGGCCTGCCCCGGCTGGGCGTCGCGGGAGGACGCGCCGTCGAGCAGGACCTGCGCCCGTGCGGTGCGGCCGGCCCGGTCTTGTTCGGGATCCCACCACCGCTCGTCGACCGGCCACGGCCCGGCCCACCAGGCCAACCTGCCGGCCTTGACCACCTTGCCGGGTGTAGCCAGGCGTGCCGGATCGGTGGAGAACAGGCCGCGGGCGGTTACCCGCACCGGTCGACCGTCGACGTCGAACAACTCGACCGGATCGTCGAGCAACACGGTCGGCGACGGTTCGGGCAGTTGGCCGGGCCACGGCTGACGGGGGTCGGCCCGCGGTACGGGCTCATCCCCCAGCGGGGTGAGCGTGATGCGTTCGGCGGGTCCCCGGCCACCGCTGAGCACCGGCACCTGCACCGCCTCCGGTCCGAGCAGACCCTGCACACGCACCAACGCGCGCCGGGCACGCAGTCGGTCCTCTTCTCCCACGCCACCCCACAGCGGCAGCTGCAGCGCTTCAGCCGACACCACCTCCACCGGACGCAACCGGAGTACCGTGATCGGCGCGGTAGGCCGGTCGTTGGGGTTGCGCCTGTTCAGCCAGCCGTCGAGTTGCCAGCGCACCCGGTCGGCGGTGGCGTCCTCGGTCAGTGGTTCGGCGCAGCGCCAAACCCGTTCCAGCTCTTCGCCGTTGGCGGTGATGGCGTGGATGGCCAGCCGGGTGCAGCCCACCCCGGATGCCGCCAAGCTACGGTGCAGCTCAGAGGCCAGCGAGCGGCCGGCGAAGGCCGCGGCGTCCACCCGGTCGATCGGCGGGTCACAGTCCATGACGGCGTCGAGTTCCGGTTCGGGTTCGCGTCCCGACGGACCACGGGTGGGCTCGCCGCGGGCAAACTGGTGCGCGGTCACCGCGTCGGCACCGAACCGCGAGGCGACATCGCTGCGGGCCAGCGCGGCGAACTGCCCGATGTTGCGAATCCCCATCCGCCACAGCAGGTCTGCCAGGTCTTCCCGTCCCGGCGCGGCCAGGCTGGGCTCGGTGGCCAGTTGACGGATCGACAGCGCCGACAGGAACGACGCATCCTGTCCGGGCTCGACGATCCGCCCCGCCCGCGCGGCGAACACAGCGGTGGGCAACTGGTCGGCGACACCTACCTGGCATTCGGCTCCCGCAGCGGCCACTGCGTCGACCAACCGCTCAGCGGCGGCTTGTTCGGACCCGAAGTAGCGGGCCGCCCCCCGGACCGGCAACACCAGCAGACCCGGTCGCAACACCTCGGCCCGCGGCACCAGGTCGTCCACCGCGAGCGTCACGCCTTCGAAATGGCGGGCATCGCGCGCCGGGTCGGCGGTGGCCACGTGCAGTTCCGGGCACCGCGCCTGCGCTTCCCGACGGCGCAGCCCCCGCCGCACACCCGCCGATCGGGCCGACGCCGAACAGGCGATGACCCGGTTGGCCAGCGTCACCGCGATCGGGGCGGTCGACGGTAGGTCCGCCGCTGCCGCTGCGGCGACGGCCGGCCAGTCCATGCACCAGATGGCGAGAACGCGCGAGGACACTCATCCGCCCACTGCGCGCCCGGAACCGAAAGACCGCCCCCCGGCCCGCATGGCCAGTCGCACCCGGCTGATGCGGCCGAACCCCGGGCGACCCTGACCCGTGATCTCGTAGCCGCACACCCTGGCCTCCAGCCGGGCCGACGCCCCCTGCCAGTCGCCGCCGGTGACCAGCAGGGTGCATCCCTTCTGCCGGGCCCGGGCCACCACCGCCCGCGCACGGGTGGCCGGCACGGACCGCCCGCGCAGGCCGAGCACGACCAGATCCATACCGTCCATCAGCACCGCGGCGACCTCGACCGGATTGGCCCCGGCTTCAGG
This window harbors:
- a CDS encoding MaoC family dehydratase; the protein is MPLDPKAIGAKTDPQLFEWTDRDTLLYALGVGAGTADLAFTTENSHGIEQQVLPTYAVIACLPFAAAAMIGSFNFAMLLHGSQGIRLHEPLKPAGKLSVVAEVADIQDKGEGKNAIVMLKATGTDPDTSNVVAETFTTAVIRGEGGFGGQPGQRPVAPEIPDREPDARIALPTREDQALIYRLSGDRNPLHSDPWFARELAGFPKPILHGLCSYGVAGRALVAELGGGDATKVSAIDARFTSPVFPGETLTTSIWRTEAGRAVFRTEAADPDGSNARLVLEDGAAEYRD
- a CDS encoding SDR family oxidoreductase, which gives rise to MRYVVTGGTGFIGRRVVAQLLARDGDAEVLVLVRRESLSRFERLAAAWGERAKPLVGDLTAPNLGVAAEALAEAGAVDHVVHCGAIYDITASDADQRAANVEGTRAVIEVAKRFDATLHHVSSIAVAGTFRGEFTEDDFDVGQELPTPYHQTKFEAELLVRSAAGLRYRVYRPAVVVGDSRTGEMDKVDGPYYFFPVLAKLAKLPSITPMALPDTGRTNLVPVDYVVDALVALMHLPDRDGQTFHLTAPKTIGLRGIYRGVGKAAGLPPLRASLPRSAAAPILKVGGRAKVVRNMAATQLGVPAEILDVVDLMPTFTNERTAEALRDNGIEVPKFADYAPALWRYWAEHLDPDRARRDDPAGPLVGRHVIITGASSGIGRASAIAVAERGATVFALARNADALDELVADIRAAGGRAHAFTCDVTDSASVESTVKDILGRFDHVDYLVNNAGRSIRRSVVASTDRLHDYERVMAVNYFGAVRMVLALLPHWRERRFGHVVNVSSAGVQARNPKYSSYLPTKAALDAFADVVATETLSDHITFTNIHMPLVRTPMIAPSRRLNPVPAISAEHAAAMVVRGLIDKPARIDTPLGTLADFGNYFTPRLSRRVLHQLYLGFPDSAAARGEPSAQTRPSGTRRPRRPTRAVPTLRVPRPVKTAARLVPGVHW
- a CDS encoding nucleoside hydrolase, with product MTQPVFADVDTGVDDAMALAYLFASADAAVVGIASTAGNVPAQQVCRNNLRLLELCRMPPIPVSKGSEAPVASLLRTAEDTHGPEGMGYARLPATERKLTAHDAAEAWVRAARAYPGELAAIAVGPLTNLALALRMEPALPTLLRRLVIMGGAFDYRGNTTPVAEWNISVDPEAAAEVFTGWNVAWHGAQPSHLPIVLGLNLTEHIAMTPAMLNRLATEAGAMSVAMSVSDDRGARSAAANPLIAVLEDAMRFYFEFHFDQGEGYLAHLHDPLAAAVALDPDLVTCRATTVDVELTGTLTRGMTIADWSNRWGRKPNALIGIDVDPGAFFDRFIARVGAFARRLG
- a CDS encoding DUF6480 family protein, encoding MTAIPPDPDPADTPDLEPGGGVPPGSTPPDSDQTSGVGAVESRPRHRWTPTAVASIIAVALFVLLFLAAAVWLIVG
- a CDS encoding DNA polymerase Y family protein, which encodes MDWPAVAAAAAADLPSTAPIAVTLANRVIACSASARSAGVRRGLRRREAQARCPELHVATADPARDARHFEGVTLAVDDLVPRAEVLRPGLLVLPVRGAARYFGSEQAAAERLVDAVAAAGAECQVGVADQLPTAVFAARAGRIVEPGQDASFLSALSIRQLATEPSLAAPGREDLADLLWRMGIRNIGQFAALARSDVASRFGADAVTAHQFARGEPTRGPSGREPEPELDAVMDCDPPIDRVDAAAFAGRSLASELHRSLAASGVGCTRLAIHAITANGEELERVWRCAEPLTEDATADRVRWQLDGWLNRRNPNDRPTAPITVLRLRPVEVVSAEALQLPLWGGVGEEDRLRARRALVRVQGLLGPEAVQVPVLSGGRGPAERITLTPLGDEPVPRADPRQPWPGQLPEPSPTVLLDDPVELFDVDGRPVRVTARGLFSTDPARLATPGKVVKAGRLAWWAGPWPVDERWWDPEQDRAGRTARAQVLLDGASSRDAQPGQALLLCYRQRRWYVEGIYE